The Paramisgurnus dabryanus chromosome 1, PD_genome_1.1, whole genome shotgun sequence genome includes a window with the following:
- the LOC135739239 gene encoding bone morphogenetic protein 2-B-like → MPLGTQWLGTIGKAPQFMMELYDEVAESNGTEKITKALEGNIVRSFQGQSSGSYHFFNLTSFGQDERVIKAEFRWFRHMQPFVGRHHFYKVDLYEVLDNRAKPWRGNFLCSRLVPVYTNGWEVFNITQMVTKWILDSGTNNGILIVTALPSGNWLEANTQVDGQSDKKNAYLVIYSDDGRKQFQNPPFYKGTLNSHPFHESIESFVTSTERRRRSVRSLTSTCQRRNLFVDFTKIGWSGWIISPRGYNAYSCVGSCPFPLGEGLRATNHATVRSIMNALKLSQEAGKPCCVPDVLYPISLLYFDDEENVVLKQYDDMVAGSCGCH, encoded by the exons GAAAGCGCCGCAGTTTATGATGGAATTATACGATGAAGTTGCGGAATCAAACGGTACGGAAAAAATCACAAAAGCGCTGGAGGGAAATATTGTTAGAAGTTTTCAAG GACAATCTAGTGGGTCATATCACTTCTTTAATCTAACATCATTCGGACAGGACGAGCGGGTGATCAAAGCAGAATTCCGATGGTTTAGACACATGCAACCATTTGTGGGACGTCATCATTTTTACAAA GTTGACCTATATGAAGTGCTGGACAACAGGGCAAAACCGTGGAGAGGGAATTTTTTATGCTCAAGGCTGGTGCCAGTCTACACCAATGGATGGGAAGTATTCAACATCACACAAATG GTCACTAAATGGATTCTTGACAGCGGCACAAATAACGGCATTCTTATTGTAACTGCTTTACCATCCGGTAACTGGTTGGAGGCCAACACTCAGGTGGACGGACAGTCAGATAAGAAAAACGCATATTTGGTGATATATTCAGATGATGGACGAAAACAATTCCAAAATCCACCTTTCTACAAAGGTA CACTTAATAGCCACCCATTCCACGAATCTATAGAAAGTTTTGTTACGTCAACAGAGCGCAGACGCAGAAGTGTGCGCTCCTTAACATCTACGTGCCAGAGGAGAAACCTCTTCGTGGACTTCACTAAAATTGGCTGGTCGGGATGGATAATATCTCCAAGAGGTTATAACGCATACAGTTGCGTTGGCTCATGTCCTTTTCCTCTGGGCGAAGGTCTACGGGCTACAAACCACGCTACAGTAAGGTCAATTATGAATGCATTGAAACTGTCGCAGGAGGCGGGTAAACCGTGCTGTGTACCTGATGTGCTTTACCCCATCAGCCTTCTGTACTTTGATGACGAGGAAAATGTTGTACTAAAACAATATGACGATATGGTTGCGGGCAGTTGTGGGTGTCATTAA
- the LOC135734621 gene encoding uncharacterized protein gives MSIQEKRHTSSKTTTLHLRYLASFMDEIDREVVSLTDRAFKSLCIGDEAIYNDSEFSPCHVSCHKPRVEEVSKTESLFSAVKKLDSYPLNGVNNALGRSNKNSLKDTSHFAMLTHPANKSNEGTKMTNGDSWDKSALLSIQRELSEFSSDYHSLSMEQLSPVKNNFYSDEKGSAKKSSKDSLIPSGKSPKCKHNKNNKLKKLNYINFFLHSEFSPFLSWRDLNTFSIGQDHISEIMMSNRQSEWYDSPLYKELTAAHEHYKSQAHPSEEKEAEKCPIQTETQQVKVQPKSIQSTSHSVAPKPKKEVECVQHDIITKAPMLANEQRCNLEKVEPYAPWRTNKSRARSANPVGHSFITLPERTKAGEWGAIEKEVKTIEDKTSTSSTPFSISQLLTPVIPSRHGTGTSEILQAVLSPSALEVPLLTERDMHPSPEIKREGYKSIASSLLFNLKDNRKRVKAMYSPPKFKGLDVAGQSKESPQPEMSGSKDALGIPEISGAKTISPARQKATISPMSPLLETEDPHNCSPQGFTNERMPDDFLALGLLQSTGSANRPLKSHRSPLTNKVAYPSLQMYRKATPEETLFRANSQTVVDTSSQVFKDKASNPEHIKDQDTQGKLFKELQGKTSNINTERIPENNSVKSLYASSTTSDEQITSAPEQISNGTDQNKLKTKETVSTQKSPVKEKESNKKEEGSKHLFSARQHNYIKSQRFVNSEDDDDDHDNGSNADKVLLSINDTTCNDELSWHPKNTKTKEIRQEEHNTGFHQDKVVGSQLLNESVDVKEETTTAKTQSSILSEAQEVKNEAIFMKGNTSAKRAVFASKEQVPNKTTLPQKKVNTTVMDKYDLAKLALEEVIAEREQRKLKSNVVSSAEGLLIDRIKLDCEKPQCGNKLPNNREDQQISMFMPSKTKDGEGQNNVSALKTIRQTNNVQIMSEDVGRKHGESHVSEKLGIEKKGSTYKPEIPQRRGRSDFENNAELVDKPIRNKELRKEDDTSVKAEKRESREVSKARRSQSKNRGPVRGNVSALKEKYDKESGVQKCQSAEGTNLKKSKERPNEQPPQGKMKQPTIPKLTVSPPEIETYSIIHKDIDSGNKTTCDSPSKASEKAWDECGSQRKHNDTQDFQKTIKDLTNNRQEMKDCKVNGTENKEESSVKLKSGESHSKSKGPCKSHVKEFLNGLFGLSSTEKGKAVDEHGEELTEVALNPFEFIKADQSRKDSITIHDILGQAHSLSSLNSKQTSDSCQSSNTNEFLQESEHGTLLEHLSNEANSKGKGNRECTEDFSKSKMDSYPCSNHDRVVSPPDNVEKKGWVHCLIESARNLTQISQNHISSKDLLETAQPLLQRESLNRSENGEEDLNLFKECTAVTMPAIPDKSPQSNQQAMHFLSPLSPQHTAVKEEKLSVGSFSVSEEEEQRSAVSTLSEEMDSYEASRGDTFEENISSTALTDAEGSKAPSERSGSVCSGVDGHGQNKPPAVPPKTEKALRRAMKLNTRRIQKAEAKSKSEHKGRSSDKSVCHKPERRHHSTDKIQTDKSEQRSLSSDRHRSDHLNETPEARTQRSEKHSRSHSNHKSQNVEESDHCKQSQRSKSQDRQTNKDVDSKSHSIEKRQHQKSNHIDHLENRIGNNDTDRLSRTNEKSGPRKLERRTQSLDRFLRKNPESKSINVEKSGPLSVEKMHCSTSKALPLQQNSNEHTYPPASNVVTQSFPITQRKLLQDPDSGQYFLVDMPVQVKTKTFFDPETKSYVQLPVQSPEGAVRQAPSLEVINTPPLVLYHGFVPVPVSSVPSQKSIIRTSGSIFTPDDLDDFETGKKQMQGDFYQKKEMHSYIEPVYVSQEDTAEDEIDSVR, from the coding sequence ATGAGCATCCAGGAGAAGCGCCATACAAGCTCCAAAACAACCACGCTGCACCTCCGCTATCTTGCCAGTTTTATGGATGAAATAGATCGGGAGGTAGTGAGCCTGACGGATCGAGCTTTCAAGAGTCTTTGCATTGGAGATGAAGCAATCTACAATGACTCAGAGTTCTCTCCTTGCCATGTCAGCTGCCACAAACCACGGGTTGAGGAAGTCTCAAAAACTGAGAGCTTATTTTCTGCTGTCAAAAAACTTGATTCTTACCCCCTCAATGGAGTAAATAATGCACTGGGAAGATCAAATAAGAACTCATTAAAAGACACATCACATTTTGCAATGTTGACGCATCCTGCCAACAAAAGCAATGAGGGAACCAAAATGACAAATGGTGATTCATGGGATAAGTCTGCTCTCCTCAGTATCCAAAGGGAGCTCTCCGAGTTTTCATCAGATTATCACAGTTTATCGATGGAACAGCTTTCCCCGGTCAAGAATAATTTTTATTCAGATGAGAAGGGATCTGCCAAGAAATCAAGCAAAGACTCGTTAATTCCCTCAGGAAAATCTCCTAAGTGTaaacataacaaaaacaacaaactgaAAAAACTAAATTACATAAACTTTTTCCTTCACAGTGAATTCAGCCCATTCCTGTCATGGAGggatttaaatacattttccaTTGGACAAGATCACATTTCAGAGATTATGATGAGCAACAGACAATCCGAATGGTATGATTCACCTCTTTACAAGGAATTAACAGCAGCACATGAACACTATAAATCACAAGCTCATCCGTCAGAGGAAAAAGAAGCTGAAAAGTGCCCAATACAAACAGAGACTCAACAGGTTAAAGTGCAACCTAAATCTATACAATCCACATCACACAGTGTAGCTCCAAAACCAAAGAAAGAGGTAGAGTGCGTTCAACATGATATAATCACTAAGGCTCCTATGCTTGCCAATGAACAAAGATGTAACTTAGAAAAAGTGGAACCTTATGCTCCCTGGCGCACAAACAAAAGCAGAGCAAGGAGTGCCAATCCTGTGGGACATTCTTTCATTACCTTACCAGAGAGGACAAAAGCTGGAGAATGGGGTGCAATTGAAAAAGAGGTGAAGACAATAGAGGACAAGACCTCCACTAGTTCAACCCCTTTCAGTATTTCTCAGCTGTTGACGCCAGTGATACCTTCCAGACATGGTACAGGAACCTCAGAGATACTCCAAGCTGTGCTCTCCCCCTCTGCTCTGGAAGTTCCACTGCTTACAGAGAGAGATATGCATCCATCACCTGAGATTAAACGAGAGGGGTACAAGTCTATAGCATCAAGCTTGTTGTTTAATCTCAAGGACAACAGAAAGCGAGTTAAGGCCATGTATAGCCCACCCAAATTTAAAGGTTTGGATGTGGCTGGTCAAAGCAAAGAATCTCCCCAACCAGAAATGTCAGGTTCAAAAGATGCACTTGGAATTCCAGAGATTTCCGGAGCTAAAACAATTTCACCAGCTCGTCAAAAGGCCACAATCTCTCCTATGAGTCCCCTTTTGGAAACTGAAGACCCTCACAATTGTTCTCCACAGGGATTCACAAATGAACGTATGCCTGATGACTTTTTGGCATTAGGTCTTCTGCAGTCTACTGGGTCAGCAAATAGGCCTTTAAAATCACACAGAAGCCCTTTGACGAACAAAGTTGCTTACCCTTCATTACAGATGTATCGAAAGGCTACTCCTGAGGAAACTCTTTTCAGAGCAAATAGTCAAACTGTGGTTGACACCAGCTCACAGGTTTTCAAAGATAAAGCCAGCAATCCAGAGCACATCAAAGATCAGGACACTCAGGGTAAATTATTTAAAGAGCTGCAAGGGAAAACATCAAATATAAATACAGAAAGGATTCCTGAAAACAACTCTGTAAAAAGCCTGTATGCAAGTTCAACAACATCTGATGAACAGATTACCAGTGCACCAGAACAAATTAGTAATGGTACAGATCAAAATAagttaaaaacaaaagaaacagTCAGCACACAGAAAAGCCCTGTCAAAGAAAAAGAATCCAATAAAAAGGAAGAAGGCTCAAAGCACTTATTTTCAGCAAGACAGCACAACTACATTAAAAGTCAGAGATTTGTAAATTctgaggatgatgatgatgaccaTGATAATGGTTCAAATGCAGACAAGGTGCTGCTGTCTATAAATGACACAACTTGCAATGATGAATTGTCTTGGCAtcccaaaaatacaaaaacaaaagagATAAGGCAGGAGGAACATAACACAGGGTTTCATCAAGATAAAGTGGTTGGTTCACAACTATTGAATGAAAGTGTTGATGTAAAAGAAGAGACTACAACAGCAAAGACACAGAGCAGTATCCTATCAGAAGCGCAAGAAGTAAAAAATGAGGCCATCTTCATGAAAGGAAACACTTCTGCAAAAAGAGCAGTTTTTGCATCAAAGGAACAGGTGCCAAATAAGACAACCTTACCCCAGAAGAAAGTTAACACTACTGTTATGGATAAGTATGACTTGGCTAAATTGGCTTTAGAGGAAGTAATTGCTGAAAGAGAGCAAAGAAAATTGAAAAGTAATGTGGTCTCAAGTGCAGAAGGTTTACTCATAGATAGAATAAAACTTGATTGTGAAAAACCACAATGTGGTAACAAGTTACCTAACAATAGAGAGGACCAACAGATTAGTATGTTCATGCCGAGTAAGACAAAAGATGGGGAAGGTCAGAATAATGTATCTGCATTAAAAACAATCAGGCAGACAAATAATGTTCAAATAATGTCAGAGGATGTGGGGCGCAAACATGGTGAAAGTCATGTGTCTGAAAAATTAGGCATTGAGAAAAAGGGTAGTACCTATAAACCTGAGATACCCCAGAGAAGAGGAAGAAGTGATTTTGAAAATAATGCTGAATTAGTTGATAAGCCAATAAGAAATAAAGAGTTAAGAAAAGAAGATGACACATCAGTCAAAGCTGAGAAAAGGGAAAGTAGGGAAGTCAGCAAAGCTCGGCGAAGCCAGTCAAAGAATCGGGGCCCAGTAAGAGGCAATGTATCTGCTTTAAAAGAGAAATATGACAAAGAAAGTGGGGTGCAGAAATGTCAGTCTGCTGAAGGTACAAATTTGAAAAAATCTAAAGAGAGACCCAATGAGCAGCCTCCACAAGGCAAAATGAAACAACCCACTATACCAAAACTCACAGTCAGTCCTCCTGAAATTGAGACTTATTCTATTATCCATAAGGATATTGATTCTGGGAATAAAACAACTTGTGATAGCCCTTCCAAAGCCTCTGAAAAAGCTTGGGATGAATGTGGATCACAGAGAAAACACAACGACACACAAGACTTCCAAAAGACTATCAAGGATCTCACAAACAACAGACAAGAAATGAAAGACTGTAAAGTAAATGGGACAGAGAACAAGGAAGAAAGTTCTGTAAAATTAAAGTCAGGAGAGAGCCATAGCAAATCCAAAGGTCCTTGCAAAAGCCATGTAAAAGAGTTTTTAAATGGACTTTTTGGACTTTCAAGTACAGAAAAAGGCAAAGCTGTGGATGAACATGGGGAAGAACTTACTGAAGTGGCTTTGAATCCCTTTGAATTTATCAAAGCAGATCAAAGTAGAAAAGACAGCATTACAATACATGACATTCTTGGACAAGCTCACTCATTATCCTCATTAAATAGTAAACAAACATCTGACAGCTGTCAATCTTCAAACACAAATGAATTCTTGCAAGAATCAGAACATGGGACACTTCTAGAACATCTGTCAAATGAAGCAAATTCAAAAGGAAAAGGAAATCGAGAGTGTACGGAGGATTTCTCAAAATCGAAAATGGATTCCTATCCTTGCAGCAACCATGATAGGGTGGTTTCACCACCAGATAATGTGGAGAAAAAAGGATGGGTGCACTGCCTAATTGAGTCCGCTCGAAATCTAACACAAATATCACAGAATCACATCTCCTCCAAGGATCTACTTGAGACGGCTCAACCACTGCTTCAGAGGGAGAGCTTAAATAGATCTGAAAATGGCGAAGAAGATCTGAACCTTTTTAAGGAATGTACAGCAGTTACCATGCCTGCTATACCAGACAAGAGCCCTCAGTCAAACCAACAGGCGATGCATTTCTTGTCCCCTCTATCCCCTCAACACACCGCAGTCAAGGAGGAAAAGCTGTCGGTTGGAAGTTTCTCTGTGTCTGAAGAGGAGGAGCAACGTTCTGCAGTGAGCACTTTGTCTGAGGAGATGGACAGTTATGAAGCAAGCAGAGGAGATACATTTGAGGAGAACATTTCTAGCACTGCACTGACAGATGCAGAGGGGTCCAAGGCACCCAGTGAAAGATCTGGTTCAGTCTGCAGCGGAGTTGACGGTCACGGTCAGAATAAACCACCTGCTGTTCCTCCAAAAACTGAGAAGGCTCTGCGCCGTGCCATGAAGCTAAACACCAGAAGGATACAAAAAGCTGAAGCTAAAAGCAAATCTGAGCATAAAGGAAGGAGCAGTGACAAAAGTGTCTGTCACAAACCTGAGAGAAGGCATCATAgcactgataaaatacaaacTGACAAATCAGAACAAAGGTCACTTAGCAGTGACAGACACAGAAGTGATCATCTCAATGAGACACCTGAGGCCAGAACGCAAAGAAGTGAGAAACATTCTAGAAGCCACAGTAATCACAAGAGCCAAAATGTAGAGGAAAGTGATCATTGTAAACAATCACAACGTTCCAAAAGCCAAGACAGACAAACCAACAAAGATGTTGATTCAAAAAGTCACAGCATTGAGAAGCGACAACACCAAAAATCTAACCACATAGATCATTTAGAGAACAGAATTGGAAATAACGACACAGACCGACTGAGTCGAACCAATGAGAAATCTGGACCTAGAAAACTGGAACGCAGGACTCAAAGTTTGGATAGATTTTTAAGGAAAAACCCTGAAAGCAAGTCTATCAATGTTGAAAAAAGTGGACCGTTATCAGTAGAAAAAATGCATTGCTCTACTTCAAAGGCATTGCCTTTGCAACAAAACAGCAATGAACATACTTATCCACCAGCTAGCAATGTTGTAACACAGTCCTTCCCAATCACCCAGCGCAAGCTTTTACAGGACCCTGATTCAGGACAGTACTTTTTGGTGGATATGCCTGTACAGGTCAAAACTAAAACTTTCTTTGACCCGGAAACTAAAAGTTATGTGCAACTGCCAGTACAGTCTCCAGAGGGTGCTGTTCGACAAGCACCATCATTAGAGGTTATAAATACACCACCACTTGTGCTATATCATGGCTTTGTTCCTGTGCCTGTCTCATCCGTACCATCACAGAAATCCATCATCAGGACTTCAGGATCTATATTTACTCCAGATGACCTGGATGACTTTGAAACTGGCAAGAAACAAATGCAAGGTGACTTTTATCAGAAAAAAGAGATGCATTCTTACATTGAGCCGGTTTATGTATCACAAGAAGATACAGCTGAGGATGAAATTGATAGTGTGAGATAA